From a region of the Lactuca sativa cultivar Salinas chromosome 4, Lsat_Salinas_v11, whole genome shotgun sequence genome:
- the LOC111884987 gene encoding U-box domain-containing protein 5 translates to MESIALELVEYRSISTWKVHRSACLEVKKIMDQIAEIFTALELARPRCKSGLQLLCSLHHYMQKCKLLLRHCSESSKLYLAISGEGIILRCERIQNCLESYLSLLQNMVEPTLAAQMSQIVDYIKSVKFTLDSSEDEAGKVLLSLLHRDIAASKSDNLEEIKAFKFAAFRLQITSPLALMIEKRSIRKLLTKSDSDPAKRKILNYLLYLARKYGKLIKPEESQIQSDTNKKTEDPQNDDLDVFDSHQPPVNFKNRKLSTLSSSSSVPSFNSSLGELNLQVDHVWFRSSDTNSVDCVSDFEIQEKSERFDCVQRSNDNGTNLFILVKLSVLPWQSRRKAVEDVKDQLKNDQNGSHGFMSTSYIKPVFKFLKEAHRLNDSGAKRNGAELLLMFLKECRNDMPPLPKDAIYDLFTFLDSDLEITEEALQILEILSSQDHYNSEIVASRILTFLQELIKTPKKSKHHNVALRVLCNLSKHNDLGNHLIYLGFIEDLVPFLDEILLSGLCIKIFWNLGAIDEAAAHFLENDRCIESIGELLEVGKEEEQEHALDILISLYYQREELHEILMQIDGIISSLAHISKNGSCQGKLIAVELLRLLNNVPDDNSLACSFSDTSQSTNGNLKQGIDSSQPTSGDLKPKKSCSELGLFRKLKAKFRKLVR, encoded by the exons ATGGAGAGTATTGCTCTTGAACTTGTGGAATATCGATCTATAAGTACATGGAAA GTGCATCGTTCTGCATGCTTGGAAGTTAAAAAAATTATGGACCAAATCGCTGAGATATTTACAGCACTTGAGTTAGCTCGACCACGATGCAAGTCAGGATTACAACTTTTGTGTTCATTACATCATTACATGCAAAAATGCAAGTTGCTTCTTCGACACTGTTCCGAATCCAGTAAACTTTACTTG GCAATAAGTGGAGAGGGAATAATTTTGAGGTGTGAAAGGATCCAGAATTGTTTAGAGTCATATTTGAGTCTACTCCAAAACATGGTGGAACCAACGTTGGCTGCTCAG ATGTCCCAAATTGTCGATTACATCAAAAGCGTCAAATTTACTTTGGATTCCTCTGAAGATGAAGCTGGGAAAGTTTTGCTATCTTTACTCCATCGAGACATAGCAGCATCAAAATCCGATAATCTTGAAGAGATCAAAGCTTTCAAATTTGCAGCTTTTAGGTTACAAATCACATCCCCATTAGCTCTCATGATTGAAAAACGATCCATAAGAAAGCTACTAACAAAATCCGATTCCGACCCTGCAAAAAGAAAAATCTTGAACTATTTGTTGTATCTCGCAAGAAAATACGGAAAATTAATCAAACCAGAAGAATCGCAAATACAAAGCGACACTAACAAAAAAACCGAAGATCCACAAAATGATGACCTGGATGTTTTTGATTCACATCAACCACCTGTGAATTTTAAAAATCGTAAATTAAGTACACTTTCATCTTCTAGCTCAGTGCCCAGTTTCAACAGTTCGTTAGGGGAATTAAATCTGCAAGTTGACCATGTGTGGTTTCGATCTTCGGATACAAATAGTGTGGATTGTGTTTCGGATtttgagattcaagaaaaatctGAGAGATTTGATTGTGTTCAGCGTAGTAATGATAATGGGACAAATTTGTTTATCCTTGTGAAGCTTTCTGTACTTCCATGGCAATCAAGGAGAAAAGCAGTGGAAGATGTGAAAGACCAGttgaaaaatgaccaaaatgggtCTCACGGGTTCATGtctacaagttatataaaacccgtttttaagtTTTTGAAAGAAGCTCATAGATTAAATGATTCGGGAGCTAAAAGAAATGGAGCTGAGTTGCTTTTGATGTTCTTGAAAGAATGCAG AAATGACATGCCACCTTTACCAAAAGATGCAATCTACGACTTGTTTACATTTCTTGATTCGGATTTAGAAATAACCGAAGAGGCCTTACAAATATTAGAAATCCTCTCTTCCCAAGATCATTACAATTCTGAAATTGTGGCATCTAGGATTCTAACATTTCTTCAAGAACTTATAAAAACCCCAAAGAAAAGCAAACACCACAATGTTGCATTAAGAGTGCTTTGCAATCTTTCGAAGCACAACGACTTAGGGAACCACCTTATATACCTAGGATTCATTGAAGACCTAGTGCCCTTTTTGGATGAGATTTTGTTGTCTGGCCTTTGCATCAAAATCTTCTGGAACCTTGGCGCCATTGATGAAGCAGCTGCTCATTTTCTTGAAAATGATAGATGTATCGAGTCGATTGGGGAGCTTCTTGAagttggaaaggaagaagaacaaGAACATGCACTTGATATTTTGATCTCTTTGTATTACCAAAGGGAAGAGTTGCATGAAATTTTGATGCAAATTGATGGGATTATTTCATCGTTGGCACACATTTCGAAAAATGGGAGTTGTCAGGGGAAGTTGATTGCAGTTGAGTTATTGCGGTTATTGAATAATGTTCCGGATGATAATTCATTAGCATGTAGCTTTAGTGATACATCTCAAAGCACAAATGGGAATTTGAAGCAAGGTATAGATTCATCACAACCAACAAGTGGCGACCTAAAACCGAAGAAGTCGTGTTCTGAGTTGGGGTTGTTTAGAAAATTAAAAGCAAAATTTAGAAAGTTAGTTAGGTAG